From a region of the Methanoculleus receptaculi genome:
- a CDS encoding RNA-guided endonuclease InsQ/TnpB family protein, which yields MIVSYKYRAYPDATVETRLNTALDTCRWLYNKLLEECNTAAREGGISPTMRGTQARIVTLKEENPALKDVYSKVLQMVNYTLWSNIAALSQTKKRGRKIGKLRFKSAARYRTLNYNQSGFKIDRERSSITFSKIGTIPFNMHRPYTGKVKGVLITRSGDRWYVIIQTEQEVYKSKREGQSVGIDVGLDSFAVDSDGAVIENPRFYEHSLGRIKKIQRSLARKQRFSKNWKKAKRKLEKVYDHVANQKNDFLHKLSRQYVDTYATICVEDLNIKYLKENGKSRGLRRSIHSASWGRFYSYLSYKAESAGTELVKVDPRDTTQMCSNCGSIVKKTLSERVHECPYCGFVADRDYNAAVNIHRVGMEQPFEPVETIPLHHISVVQVLAMIAGKPRPSGRGSSL from the coding sequence ATGATCGTTTCCTACAAGTACCGGGCGTATCCCGATGCAACCGTGGAAACACGGCTGAACACTGCACTTGATACCTGTAGGTGGCTCTACAACAAACTTCTCGAAGAATGCAACACGGCAGCACGAGAGGGTGGGATCTCTCCGACGATGCGGGGAACGCAGGCGCGGATCGTCACGCTGAAAGAGGAGAATCCTGCACTCAAGGACGTATACTCTAAAGTGCTCCAGATGGTCAACTATACCCTCTGGAGCAACATCGCTGCACTCTCGCAGACAAAGAAGAGAGGACGGAAGATCGGCAAACTCCGATTCAAGAGTGCAGCCCGATACCGGACGCTCAATTATAATCAGTCGGGTTTCAAGATCGATCGCGAGCGTAGTTCGATTACGTTCTCGAAGATCGGAACGATTCCGTTCAACATGCACCGACCCTACACCGGGAAGGTGAAGGGTGTCCTGATCACCCGTTCCGGCGATAGATGGTATGTGATCATTCAGACAGAGCAGGAGGTCTACAAGTCAAAGCGTGAAGGGCAGTCTGTCGGTATCGATGTCGGGTTGGATTCGTTTGCGGTCGATAGTGACGGTGCAGTGATCGAGAACCCCAGGTTCTATGAACATTCTCTTGGCAGGATCAAGAAGATCCAGCGGAGTCTTGCCCGGAAACAACGGTTCTCGAAAAACTGGAAGAAGGCAAAAAGGAAACTGGAGAAGGTCTATGATCATGTCGCCAACCAGAAGAACGATTTCCTGCACAAACTCTCCCGTCAGTACGTTGACACCTATGCGACGATCTGTGTTGAAGACCTGAATATCAAGTATTTGAAAGAGAACGGCAAATCTCGCGGGCTCCGGAGAAGTATCCACAGTGCGTCGTGGGGACGATTTTATTCTTACCTCTCGTACAAGGCTGAAAGTGCTGGTACGGAACTCGTCAAAGTCGATCCCCGCGACACGACACAGATGTGTTCGAACTGCGGAAGCATCGTGAAAAAGACGCTCTCCGAGAGAGTCCACGAATGCCCATACTGTGGGTTTGTTGCCGATAGAGATTACAATGCTGCGGTAAATATCCACCGCGTGGGGATGGAACAGCCCTTTGAGCCTGTGGAGACGATACCTCTACATCACATCTCTGTGGTGCAAGTGTTGGCCATGATAGCCGGGAAGCCCCGCCCTTCAGGGCGGGGTAGTTCACTCTAA
- the frhD gene encoding coenzyme F420-reducing hydrogenase, FrhD protein: protein MLFREIVIAGCGNPLFGDDGFGPAVVEELKKLQLPDNVKVIDAGLGAPHFLFTLIEDAEVPVKKLVIIDIADFGGNPGDVTKLRPEDLPPGAYRDAHSWDLSEPLQRLKDVIDITIIGCQPKRVASHEFELGLTEEVERAIPKTVRIVLEEIGVEYGATINHQGTHLWASPGEAGGDAGENPGEQT, encoded by the coding sequence ATGCTATTCCGTGAGATCGTGATTGCAGGATGCGGCAACCCTCTCTTTGGAGATGACGGGTTTGGCCCTGCTGTAGTCGAGGAACTCAAGAAACTGCAACTGCCCGACAACGTCAAGGTGATCGATGCCGGCCTTGGCGCCCCTCACTTCCTCTTTACGCTGATTGAGGATGCGGAGGTGCCGGTGAAGAAGCTCGTCATCATCGATATCGCCGATTTCGGCGGTAATCCCGGTGATGTGACGAAACTCCGGCCTGAAGACCTGCCACCGGGCGCCTACCGTGATGCCCATTCGTGGGATCTCTCAGAGCCGCTGCAGCGATTGAAAGACGTCATCGATATCACGATCATCGGATGCCAGCCAAAGCGTGTCGCGAGCCATGAGTTTGAACTGGGGCTCACTGAGGAGGTTGAAAGGGCCATTCCCAAAACAGTACGGATCGTACTGGAAGAGATTGGGGTAGAATATGGGGCTACTATCAACCATCAAGGAACGCATCTTTGGGCGTCGCCGGGAGAAGCCGGAGGAGATGCCGGGGAGAACCCCGGAGAGCAAACCTGA
- the ilvC gene encoding ketol-acid reductoisomerase, giving the protein MVQKYYESDADPRILDGRTIAVIGYGSQGRGQALNLRDSGCRVIIGLRPGNSWQRASEDGFEVYPVAEAARRADVVQILLPDENQAAVYRAEISPNLKENTCLMFSHGFNIHYGQIVPPPTVDVVMVAPKGPGHMVRRMYEEGKGVPALIAVQQDATGDAHAIALAYARGIGATRAVVLETTFAEETETDLFGEQAVLCGGVTSLIKAGFETLVNAGYAPEMAYLEVLHEMKLIVDLIYEGGFTKMRDSISNTAQYGDLTRGPRVIGPEAYAAMEEILEEIQSGEFAREWMLENLVNRPVFNALTKADEEHLIEQVGAEIRRFMPQFQK; this is encoded by the coding sequence ATGGTGCAAAAATACTATGAATCCGATGCGGACCCACGCATACTGGATGGCAGGACAATCGCCGTCATAGGATACGGCTCCCAGGGCCGGGGACAGGCGCTGAACCTGCGTGACTCCGGGTGCCGGGTCATCATCGGCCTGCGGCCAGGGAACAGCTGGCAGAGAGCGTCTGAGGATGGTTTTGAGGTCTACCCTGTCGCTGAAGCGGCCAGGCGCGCCGATGTCGTCCAGATCCTCCTCCCCGACGAGAACCAGGCGGCCGTATACCGCGCCGAGATCAGCCCAAACCTCAAAGAGAACACCTGTCTGATGTTCTCACACGGTTTCAACATTCATTACGGCCAGATCGTCCCGCCGCCAACAGTTGACGTGGTCATGGTCGCCCCGAAAGGCCCCGGCCACATGGTCCGCCGGATGTACGAGGAGGGGAAGGGCGTGCCGGCCCTCATCGCTGTTCAGCAGGACGCCACCGGGGATGCGCATGCCATCGCCCTTGCCTATGCCCGTGGAATCGGCGCGACACGCGCGGTCGTGCTCGAGACGACGTTTGCCGAGGAGACCGAGACCGACCTCTTCGGCGAGCAGGCGGTCCTCTGCGGCGGTGTGACCTCCCTCATAAAAGCTGGATTTGAGACGCTGGTGAACGCTGGCTACGCCCCCGAGATGGCCTACCTCGAGGTCCTGCACGAGATGAAGCTCATCGTCGACCTGATCTATGAGGGAGGGTTCACAAAGATGCGCGACTCGATCAGCAACACCGCCCAGTACGGCGACCTGACCCGCGGCCCACGTGTAATCGGGCCGGAGGCCTACGCCGCGATGGAGGAGATCCTGGAAGAGATCCAGAGCGGTGAGTTCGCGCGGGAGTGGATGCTTGAGAACCTGGTGAACCGCCCCGTCTTCAACGCGCTGACAAAAGCAGACGAGGAACACCTGATCGAGCAGGTGGGTGCGGAGATCCGCAGGTTCATGCCACAGTTCCAGAAGTAA
- a CDS encoding DNA-directed RNA polymerase subunit L produces the protein MAMKLKLLELTDEKARILFEGEGYTYLDALAAELLNDPGVDVAQRKQAFKFTDPELVVTTVGGRSPLDAVIDAAKRLSGYAGELLQQMETLQIA, from the coding sequence ATGGCCATGAAACTCAAACTCCTGGAGTTGACTGACGAGAAGGCCCGGATCCTCTTTGAGGGCGAAGGCTACACCTACCTCGACGCACTCGCTGCCGAACTTCTTAACGATCCCGGTGTGGACGTGGCGCAGCGCAAACAGGCATTCAAGTTCACCGACCCCGAACTTGTCGTCACCACCGTCGGCGGCCGATCCCCTCTTGATGCCGTCATCGATGCAGCAAAGCGGCTCTCCGGCTACGCCGGCGAACTCCTCCAGCAGATGGAAACCCTCCAGATTGCGTAA
- the frhA gene encoding coenzyme F420 hydrogenase subunit alpha gives MSKVVEISPTTRHEGHSKLVLKVNDEGIIERGDWLSITPVRGVEKLAIGKTMEQVPKIASRVCGICPIAHTLAGVEAMEASIGCEIPEDAKLLRYILQCANRMHSHAIHNILSLPDMYIPGTDTKINPFTKEEPVRSVALRIQRLREIGQTIGEIVGGEAIHPSNPRVGGMYTNITPRAKAKIYDLAKEARVLAQQQMEFMIAVFRNYQKRDWAEVGGVEVPIPDDLGYHNQGYMATAPVYGSSSLDENPTWFPERFTEVRPWDWYMGEVEITEADPNYPIGGTTPVGNKAWPQMEACTGVPLYDGQPVEVGPRARQAIFKNYDEKGTIGLQIARQMEFPETAYGIIDAVDALNTSGKVLADEIPQGDGSLGWAANEAPRGTDVHLARVKDGRVQYYSMLVPTTWNFPTCSRALEGAPWRLAEVIMRGYDPCVSCATHMLVIDEDKRLVAQKLIQ, from the coding sequence TTGTCGAAAGTTGTAGAGATTTCCCCAACAACGAGGCATGAAGGCCACTCAAAGCTCGTCCTGAAGGTCAATGATGAAGGAATCATCGAGCGTGGAGACTGGCTCAGCATCACCCCGGTGAGGGGAGTTGAGAAACTTGCCATAGGGAAGACGATGGAGCAGGTTCCAAAGATAGCATCACGCGTCTGTGGTATCTGTCCCATCGCACATACCCTGGCGGGTGTTGAGGCGATGGAAGCTTCCATCGGGTGCGAGATCCCCGAGGATGCAAAACTCCTGCGCTACATCCTGCAGTGTGCCAACAGGATGCACAGCCACGCCATCCACAACATCCTGTCCCTCCCGGATATGTACATCCCCGGAACAGACACGAAGATCAACCCGTTCACCAAGGAAGAGCCTGTAAGGAGCGTCGCTCTCCGGATCCAGCGGCTCCGTGAGATCGGCCAGACCATCGGCGAGATAGTCGGCGGGGAGGCGATCCACCCGAGCAACCCCCGCGTCGGCGGTATGTACACGAACATAACTCCGCGGGCGAAAGCGAAGATCTATGACCTCGCGAAGGAGGCCCGTGTGCTCGCGCAGCAACAGATGGAGTTCATGATTGCGGTCTTCCGGAACTACCAGAAGCGTGACTGGGCTGAAGTCGGCGGCGTCGAGGTCCCGATCCCCGATGACCTCGGCTACCACAATCAGGGCTACATGGCCACTGCACCGGTCTACGGCAGTTCAAGCCTTGATGAGAACCCCACCTGGTTCCCCGAGCGGTTCACCGAAGTCCGCCCCTGGGACTGGTACATGGGCGAGGTCGAGATCACTGAGGCCGACCCGAACTACCCGATCGGCGGCACCACCCCCGTAGGAAATAAGGCCTGGCCCCAGATGGAGGCCTGCACCGGCGTCCCGCTCTACGACGGCCAGCCGGTCGAGGTCGGACCGCGTGCACGCCAGGCGATCTTCAAGAACTACGACGAGAAGGGCACCATCGGCCTGCAGATCGCGCGGCAGATGGAGTTCCCCGAGACCGCCTATGGCATCATCGACGCCGTGGACGCGCTCAACACCTCCGGAAAGGTGCTCGCCGACGAGATCCCGCAGGGTGACGGATCCCTCGGCTGGGCCGCAAACGAGGCTCCCCGTGGTACTGACGTCCACCTTGCCCGGGTCAAGGATGGCCGGGTGCAGTACTACTCGATGCTGGTTCCGACCACCTGGAACTTCCCGACCTGCAGCCGTGCCCTTGAGGGTGCACCCTGGCGGCTTGCGGAAGTCATCATGCGTGGATACGACCCCTGCGTCTCCTGCGCGACGCACATGCTGGTGATCGACGAAGACAAGAGGTTAGTGGCCCAGAAACTCATTCAGTGA
- a CDS encoding flavodoxin family protein: MPRALLRHKADIEPEVIDVSGYDAIIIGSPVWAGNPTPAINAAVDALQGIEGKTVFIYCTSRGSPQKTLEKIKAMLAERGADVRGCVSLTESDVQNSAKIESLVDLVRGSEKKD, encoded by the coding sequence ATGCCGCGGGCGTTGCTAAGGCATAAGGCCGATATTGAACCCGAGGTCATCGACGTCTCCGGCTACGATGCCATAATCATCGGATCACCCGTATGGGCGGGTAACCCGACGCCAGCGATCAACGCTGCCGTCGACGCGCTCCAGGGGATCGAGGGAAAGACCGTTTTCATATACTGCACATCGCGCGGTTCGCCGCAAAAGACGCTTGAAAAGATTAAGGCGATGCTTGCGGAGAGGGGCGCCGACGTCCGGGGGTGTGTGTCACTCACGGAGAGCGACGTGCAGAACTCCGCAAAGATAGAATCCCTGGTCGATCTCGTCCGCGGGTCAGAAAAGAAGGATTGA
- the frhG gene encoding coenzyme F420 hydrogenase subunit gamma, translating to MAEKITIGELHLSGCTGCLVTLADNYAGLFKLLDDYADLVYALTLVDVRHVPEMDVCLVEGSCCLDDKLSVEELKEARAKSKVLVAYGGCAAYGNITRFCRGGQWNQPGHESYVPISEVVDVDLYIPSCPPCPQEVRNVAVMAYLLLRGNAEQKKLATAYLTPLMQLAQRGNEACGCDLMYEVINQGLCMGCGTCAGTCPVRAITMEYGKPNVNRDQCIKCGACYAQCPRSWLNFDVINNYEGIIGAIKGAMQ from the coding sequence GTGGCAGAAAAGATTACGATAGGTGAATTACATCTGAGCGGATGTACGGGATGCCTCGTGACGCTTGCGGACAATTACGCGGGTCTCTTCAAGCTGCTCGATGATTACGCGGATCTGGTATACGCACTCACCCTGGTCGACGTGCGCCATGTCCCCGAGATGGATGTGTGCCTGGTCGAGGGTTCGTGCTGCCTGGATGATAAACTCTCGGTAGAAGAACTGAAAGAAGCAAGAGCAAAGTCGAAAGTACTCGTTGCCTACGGCGGTTGCGCAGCCTACGGAAACATCACCCGGTTCTGCCGTGGCGGACAGTGGAACCAGCCCGGCCACGAGTCGTATGTGCCGATCAGCGAGGTCGTCGATGTTGACCTCTACATCCCGTCCTGTCCGCCGTGCCCGCAGGAGGTCAGGAACGTTGCCGTCATGGCCTACCTGCTGCTTCGGGGCAACGCCGAACAGAAGAAACTCGCGACCGCATACCTGACCCCGCTGATGCAGCTTGCACAGCGCGGCAACGAGGCATGCGGCTGCGACCTGATGTATGAAGTCATCAACCAGGGTCTCTGCATGGGATGCGGGACCTGTGCCGGCACCTGCCCTGTCCGTGCAATCACCATGGAGTACGGCAAGCCGAACGTGAACCGTGACCAGTGCATCAAGTGCGGCGCCTGCTATGCCCAGTGCCCGCGCAGCTGGCTTAACTTCGACGTCATAAACAACTACGAGGGCATCATCGGTGCCATCAAGGGAGCCATGCAGTGA
- a CDS encoding flavodoxin family protein produces MPLCIIYHSETGNTRSVAERLAAATGGDLVEVKDRAGYSKMGM; encoded by the coding sequence ATGCCTCTCTGCATCATATACCACTCTGAGACCGGGAACACCCGATCTGTTGCGGAACGGCTCGCTGCCGCGACCGGAGGTGATCTGGTGGAGGTAAAAGACCGCGCCGGCTACTCGAAGATGGGGATGTAA
- a CDS encoding class I SAM-dependent methyltransferase → MKKSAEGFARIAREVFAPIYPVIAEQVLAWSGIRDGLCLDLGSGPGLLSVALAEKSDLTVIALDADPAMARIAQETAAGRTDRIAPVIGDVHSMPVRDDTASLIVSRGSLFFWEDRVRAFREIERVLRPGGVAFVGGSFGTTALRDTIFAQMRRRNPNWDRDVARRSGQATPYQLRRELAASAVACSRIREEEAGFWVEIRKGSGCF, encoded by the coding sequence ATGAAAAAGAGCGCCGAAGGTTTCGCCCGTATCGCCCGGGAAGTCTTTGCCCCAATTTATCCTGTCATCGCTGAGCAGGTGCTCGCGTGGTCCGGGATACGGGACGGTCTCTGCCTTGACCTCGGCAGCGGCCCCGGCCTCCTCTCGGTCGCGCTTGCGGAGAAGAGCGACCTCACAGTCATCGCGCTCGATGCCGACCCTGCGATGGCACGGATCGCGCAGGAGACCGCCGCCGGACGTACCGACCGGATAGCCCCGGTCATCGGCGACGTTCACTCCATGCCGGTCAGGGACGATACCGCATCACTCATCGTCAGCCGCGGCTCGCTCTTCTTCTGGGAAGACCGGGTGCGGGCGTTCCGCGAGATCGAGCGCGTCCTCAGGCCCGGCGGCGTCGCGTTCGTCGGCGGCAGTTTCGGGACAACCGCGCTCCGGGACACAATCTTTGCCCAGATGCGGCGGCGCAACCCCAACTGGGATCGCGACGTTGCACGGAGGAGCGGGCAGGCGACCCCTTATCAACTCCGCCGGGAACTTGCGGCAAGCGCTGTTGCCTGCTCCCGGATAAGGGAAGAAGAAGCAGGGTTCTGGGTGGAGATCCGAAAGGGATCCGGCTGCTTTTAA
- a CDS encoding translation initiation factor IF-2 subunit beta: MTQSYEDLLKKAYTNITEPTEFEDRFTVPAARVFIEGKTTVLENFAEIASTLRRDQDHLMKHLLGELGTAGKIDGTRAIFSGKFEQEQINSIIKGYVDDYVICSECGKPDTRLVKTERVLMLQCDACGGHRPVRKRKATVESSEGAKPTEGAIMDVTPQFLSKRGDGVVKLGRYTMYVANAKPGQTVKVKITRIAGTIIFTERLE, from the coding sequence ATGACCCAGTCGTATGAGGACCTTCTGAAGAAGGCGTATACCAATATTACCGAACCGACAGAGTTTGAGGACCGGTTCACCGTTCCGGCCGCCAGGGTCTTTATTGAGGGGAAGACCACGGTTCTTGAGAACTTCGCCGAGATCGCGAGTACGCTGCGGCGCGACCAGGACCACCTGATGAAACACCTCCTCGGCGAACTCGGCACCGCCGGTAAGATCGATGGGACGCGTGCCATATTTTCCGGGAAGTTCGAGCAGGAGCAGATCAACTCGATCATAAAAGGGTACGTAGATGACTATGTCATCTGCTCTGAGTGCGGCAAGCCCGATACCCGCCTCGTAAAGACCGAACGGGTCCTGATGCTCCAGTGCGACGCCTGCGGCGGGCACCGACCCGTCCGGAAGCGGAAGGCAACGGTAGAATCCTCCGAAGGGGCGAAACCGACGGAAGGAGCTATCATGGACGTCACCCCGCAGTTCCTCTCGAAGCGCGGCGACGGGGTGGTGAAACTCGGCCGATACACGATGTATGTTGCAAACGCAAAACCGGGTCAGACGGTGAAGGTGAAGATCACCAGGATCGCCGGGACGATCATCTTCACCGAGCGTTTAGAGTGA
- the mptA gene encoding GTP cyclohydrolase MptA, which translates to MELPDVQSSLPEVRISLTRVGVKNVMKLVEVARSAKRPVIFISNFDVFVDLPASLKGANLSRNFEVIDDVLQQAIDGEVKGIEEVCSAVARKLLDKHEYAERTEVRMRSQFMVRRETPVSETTCHEVVNVHARAIAQRNDGNPIIRKSIGAEVVGMTACPCAQNIMKDHALHVLEQLGVEEDKIARFFEEVPMATHNQRGRGFLCIEIDDDQQISLEKIIKILKDSMSARIYELLKRGDESYVVMEAHKNPRFVEDCVREMARKVVTQFGDLPGDTVVTIKQTNEESIHQHDAYAERKATIAELVSELERGAL; encoded by the coding sequence ATGGAACTGCCAGATGTCCAGTCCAGCCTGCCGGAGGTTCGGATCAGCCTGACCCGGGTGGGCGTGAAGAACGTCATGAAACTTGTTGAGGTTGCCCGGTCGGCCAAGCGGCCGGTCATCTTCATCTCCAACTTTGACGTCTTCGTTGACCTGCCAGCGAGCCTCAAGGGTGCGAACCTCTCACGGAACTTCGAGGTGATCGATGACGTGCTGCAGCAGGCCATCGACGGTGAGGTGAAGGGGATTGAGGAAGTCTGCAGCGCGGTGGCCAGGAAACTTCTTGATAAACATGAGTACGCGGAACGGACGGAAGTCCGGATGCGGAGCCAGTTCATGGTACGGCGTGAGACGCCGGTCAGCGAGACAACCTGTCACGAGGTCGTGAACGTCCACGCGCGAGCGATAGCGCAGAGGAATGATGGAAACCCGATCATCAGAAAGAGCATAGGTGCCGAGGTGGTCGGGATGACCGCCTGCCCCTGTGCTCAGAATATCATGAAGGACCATGCCCTCCACGTCCTCGAGCAACTTGGTGTTGAGGAGGATAAGATCGCCAGGTTCTTTGAAGAGGTGCCGATGGCCACCCACAACCAGCGTGGACGGGGTTTCCTCTGCATAGAGATCGACGACGACCAGCAGATCAGCCTCGAGAAGATCATCAAGATCCTGAAGGACTCCATGAGTGCACGTATCTATGAGCTCCTCAAGCGGGGCGACGAGAGTTATGTGGTGATGGAGGCTCACAAGAACCCGAGGTTTGTTGAGGACTGCGTCCGTGAGATGGCCCGTAAAGTGGTTACGCAGTTCGGGGATCTCCCCGGCGACACCGTGGTCACCATTAAACAGACAAACGAGGAGAGCATCCACCAGCACGATGCCTACGCGGAGCGGAAAGCAACGATAGCCGAACTGGTCTCGGAACTGGAAAGAGGCGCACTATAG
- the purL gene encoding phosphoribosylformylglycinamidine synthase subunit PurL produces MLPAQDLALLRKTLKRDLTDVELACFENLWSEHCSYRSTRHLLRTLPTEGPGVLLGPGDDAAIVRFSDTCALAVGMESHNHPSYVDPYDGAATGVGGIVRDVLSMGARPIALMDPLYFGPLDSEKNRYIFEHVVAGVGGYGNCIGVPVVRGELVFESSYSGNPLVNVVCVGIVDPDRYITARVKKPGNHLVLIGSSTGRDGLGGASFASRDLSEDAEAADRPSVQIGDPYTEKLLIDAILAMAETGKVLSCRDLGAAGLAGASSEMASTFGAVIHADRVHLRETGMTPREIMLAESQERMLVEVAPEDVILIGAIAERFDLDWSDIGEVIAEPRYIVRYLGETVADLPIDLLVGGAPRCSWEQKPYSAERPFSRPEVPVKDLALAVLAHPDVARKDWVYEQYDKDVQVRSVSLLHDAAVLRLEGKALVLSCGCNPSQIFLKPYDGAANAVIENAGNLACLGAEPLCIVDCLNFASPEQPEVAWQIEQCVLGLGEMARKMGIPIVGGNVSLYNESDEFDTRIMPTPSIGMLGRGEVRRWTAPNEGDLIALVGRTLPDFGGSVLDAVTGCGGPAPAMADPAVVAIVRGLVASGSVTAATDLSRGGLLAALAKVAPRAEVALAGDPLEELFSETCGRFLLAVRDESVLAGVKHRIIGTVGGDTLTIRLERESIVIPPEDLDAALSTTTRTMRY; encoded by the coding sequence ATGTTGCCGGCACAGGACCTCGCACTTCTTCGAAAGACCCTCAAACGCGACTTAACCGATGTCGAACTCGCCTGCTTTGAGAACCTCTGGAGTGAGCACTGCAGTTACCGGTCCACCAGACACCTCCTGCGGACGCTGCCCACAGAGGGCCCCGGTGTCCTACTCGGCCCCGGGGACGACGCTGCAATCGTTCGGTTCAGCGATACCTGTGCCCTCGCCGTCGGGATGGAGAGCCACAACCATCCCAGTTACGTTGACCCCTACGATGGCGCAGCGACGGGCGTTGGCGGAATAGTCCGCGACGTCCTCTCCATGGGTGCCCGCCCCATAGCCCTGATGGACCCGCTCTACTTCGGGCCGCTCGACTCCGAGAAGAACCGCTACATCTTCGAGCACGTCGTCGCCGGTGTTGGTGGTTATGGCAACTGTATCGGGGTGCCGGTAGTCCGGGGGGAACTCGTCTTCGAGTCCTCCTACTCAGGAAACCCGCTCGTTAACGTCGTCTGTGTTGGGATAGTGGATCCAGACCGCTACATCACCGCCAGGGTGAAGAAGCCCGGCAACCATCTCGTCCTGATCGGGTCATCGACCGGGCGTGACGGGCTTGGAGGGGCATCATTTGCGTCCCGCGACCTCTCCGAGGACGCAGAGGCGGCCGACCGTCCGAGTGTTCAGATCGGTGACCCCTACACCGAGAAACTCCTCATAGACGCGATCCTCGCGATGGCGGAGACCGGAAAGGTTCTCTCCTGTCGAGACCTGGGGGCGGCGGGACTTGCCGGGGCTTCGAGCGAGATGGCAAGCACATTCGGTGCGGTCATCCACGCTGACCGTGTCCACCTCCGGGAGACCGGGATGACACCGCGGGAGATCATGCTTGCCGAGTCGCAGGAACGGATGCTCGTGGAGGTGGCCCCGGAGGATGTCATCCTGATAGGAGCGATCGCCGAGAGGTTTGACCTTGACTGGAGCGACATCGGCGAGGTGATCGCTGAACCCCGCTACATCGTGAGATACCTGGGTGAGACGGTCGCCGATCTCCCGATCGACCTGCTTGTAGGCGGCGCCCCGCGCTGCTCGTGGGAGCAGAAACCCTACTCGGCTGAGAGACCGTTCTCCAGGCCGGAGGTGCCCGTAAAAGACCTGGCGCTTGCCGTCCTCGCGCATCCTGACGTGGCGCGCAAGGACTGGGTTTACGAGCAGTATGATAAAGATGTCCAGGTCAGGTCGGTCTCGCTTCTCCACGACGCTGCCGTCCTCCGCCTTGAGGGTAAGGCGCTCGTCCTATCATGCGGCTGCAACCCCTCCCAGATCTTCTTAAAACCTTACGACGGGGCGGCAAACGCCGTCATAGAGAACGCAGGCAACCTCGCCTGCCTTGGCGCTGAACCGTTATGCATCGTCGACTGCCTCAATTTTGCAAGCCCGGAGCAGCCGGAGGTTGCGTGGCAGATCGAGCAGTGCGTCCTCGGCCTCGGGGAGATGGCACGGAAGATGGGGATCCCCATCGTTGGGGGTAACGTCTCGCTCTACAACGAGAGCGACGAGTTCGATACCAGGATCATGCCCACACCCTCGATCGGGATGCTCGGGCGCGGAGAGGTCAGGAGATGGACAGCCCCGAATGAAGGCGATCTCATCGCCCTGGTGGGCCGGACGCTGCCTGATTTCGGGGGTTCAGTCCTTGACGCGGTCACTGGATGCGGCGGTCCGGCGCCCGCAATGGCCGATCCTGCAGTTGTTGCAATCGTCCGTGGCCTGGTCGCCTCCGGTTCGGTTACGGCGGCAACCGACCTCTCAAGGGGCGGGTTGCTGGCGGCACTTGCAAAGGTTGCCCCGCGTGCAGAAGTTGCGCTCGCAGGCGATCCTCTTGAGGAACTCTTCTCCGAGACCTGTGGCCGGTTCCTTCTCGCTGTCAGGGATGAATCGGTCCTTGCCGGTGTAAAACACCGGATCATCGGCACTGTCGGCGGCGATACCCTCACCATCCGACTGGAGAGGGAGAGCATCGTAATCCCACCCGAAGACCTTGATGCCGCACTCTCCACGACCACCCGGACGATGCGTTACTGA